CTTTATTACAGAATTACGTGGTCACCTAAGGATTTAATTGAAGAGTACACCCGGCCGGCGAGGGTGATAAGGGACGGTGAGATTAGGAAGATAGACCCGCTCTCTGAGGTTAAGACCGTTGAAATAGAGGGCTTCACCTTCGAAGCCTTCCCGAGCGATGGTTTGAGGAGCCTGCTTGAGAGTGTGAGGGTCGATAAACTCGAGGAGTGGACGCTCCGCTGGCCGGGACACCTTGAGAGGATGAGAGTTTTGAGGGAGCTCGGGTTCTTCAAGCCAGAGCACATCGACAAGACTCTTGAGGTCATAACCCCGCTGATGACTTATGAGAGTCCGGACTTCTCGATTATGAAGGTCACCGGAACCGAGCCCGGAAGGACGATAAGCTACACGTTGATTGATGAAGAGAAAGAGTTCACCTCGATGGCGCGCGTAACGGGTTACACTGCCTCCGCCATCGCGAGGCTTGTGGCCGAGGGAAGTTGCATCTTCGGCGTTATCCCGCCCGAGATTCTTGGCATGCGCATAGACACCTTCGAAAGAATCATCGCCGACCTTGAGGAGAGAGGAATAAAGCCGAGGAGGGAGGAGAATGCTTCACCTGGTGATAGCTGATTCCGAGCTTGAGCTCGTGCCGAAATCAATAGTGGAGCATCCAGCCGTCGTGAACT
The Thermococcus sp. 21S9 DNA segment above includes these coding regions:
- a CDS encoding saccharopine dehydrogenase family protein yields the protein MKVLVLGAGNVGRAIAWDLRDEFEVHVADLSDDRLRAVSGFATPLKLDASRFDMLVEAMKGFELVIDALPGRFGYSSIRASIKAGVDMVDVSFMPENPLELREEAEDAGITVIFDAGFAPGLSHILMGRIWNELDDMSEGYIYVGGLPKEPKPPLYYRITWSPKDLIEEYTRPARVIRDGEIRKIDPLSEVKTVEIEGFTFEAFPSDGLRSLLESVRVDKLEEWTLRWPGHLERMRVLRELGFFKPEHIDKTLEVITPLMTYESPDFSIMKVTGTEPGRTISYTLIDEEKEFTSMARVTGYTASAIARLVAEGSCIFGVIPPEILGMRIDTFERIIADLEERGIKPRREENASPGDS